One part of the Coffea eugenioides isolate CCC68of chromosome 10, Ceug_1.0, whole genome shotgun sequence genome encodes these proteins:
- the LOC113748909 gene encoding geranylgeranyl pyrophosphate synthase, chloroplastic-like, whose product MRSMTLVDSWVQTCSVFNQPKTHYRSFNGLIYKPMNNPQFKPNFLKQTKPVSSFTISAIITREEETIDAEKDQESKDSSTLFNFKSYMVEKANIVNKALDDSVSVKNPPKIHEAMRYSLLAGGKRVRPMLCIAACELVGGHQSQAMPAACAVEMIHTMSLIHDDLPCMDNDDFRRGKPTNHKVFGEDVAVLAGDSLLAFAFEYIVTATTGVAPARVLAAVGELAKSIGTEGLVAGQVVDLASTGQADVGLDQLEFIHLHKTAALLEASVVLGAILGGGTPDGVEKLRRFARCIGLLFQVVDDILDVTKSSEELGKTAGKDLVTDKVTYPKMMGLDKAREFAEKLNEDAKQQLSEFDPDKAAPLIALADYIAHRDN is encoded by the coding sequence ATGAGATCTATGACTTTGGTAGATTCGTGGGTTCAGACCTGTTCAGTCTTCAATCAACCAAAAACCCATTATAGGTCCTTCAATGGTCTTATCTACAAACCCATGAATAACCCCCAATTCAAACCCAATTTCCTCAAGCAAACGAAGCCCGTCTCTTCCTTCACCATTTCAGCGATCATAACAAGGGAAGAAGAAACAATTGATGCCGAGAAAGACCAAGAATCCAAGGACTCTTCGACCCTTTTCAACTTCAAATCCTACATGGTTGAAAAGGCCAATATAGTCAATAAAGCATTGGACGACTCCGTTTCCGTCAAGAACCCACCGAAGATCCACGAAGCAATGCGCTATTCTTTATTAGCCGGCGGCAAGAGGGTTCGTCCCATGCTCTGCATCGCCGCCTGCGAGCTCGTCGGGGGCCATCAGTCTCAAGCCATGCCGGCCGCCTGCGCTGTGGAAATGATCCACACAATGTCCTTAATCCACGATGATTTGCCGTGCATGGACAACGACGACTTCCGGCGAGGAAAACCTACGAATCATAAAGTCTTCGGAGAGGACGTGGCAGTCCTCGCCGGCGATTCCCTGCTGGCCTTCGCCTTCGAGTACATCGTCACGGCGACCACAGGGGTAGCACCAGCCAGAGTCTTGGCCGCAGTTGGAGAATTAGCAAAATCAATCGGGACTGAAGGCTTAGTCGCGGGCCAAGTTGTCGATTTGGCCTCCACCGGACAGGCTGATGTTGGATTAGACCAGCTGGAATTCATTCATCTACACAAAACGGCGGCGCTATTGGAAGCCTCAGTAGTTTTGGGAGCAATTTTGGGTGGTGGGACTCCAGATGGAGTTGAAAAACTGCGGAGATTTGCAAGGTGCATTGGGCTGTTATTTCAGGTGGTGGATGATATTCTTGATGTGACAAAATCTTCCGAGGAATTGGGCAAAACAGCAGGGAAAGATCTTGTAACAGATAAGGTTACTTATCCGAAAATGATGGGGTTAGACAAGGCTAGGGAGTTTGCTGAGAAGTTGAACGAGGATGCCAAACAGCAGTTGTCTGAATTTGATCCGGATAAAGCAGCTCCTTTAATTGCATTGGCGGATTATATTGCTCATAGGGATAACTAG